In a single window of the Bacteroidota bacterium genome:
- a CDS encoding proline--tRNA ligase, whose amino-acid sequence MAKNLATRNENYSQWYNDLVLRADLAENSAVRGCMVIKPYGYAIWENMQAVLDKMFKDTGHSNAYFPLFIPKSFFTKEASHVEGFAKECAVVTHYRLKNAEDGSGIIVDPDAKLEEELIVRPTSETIIWNTYKGWIQSYRDLPILVNQWANVVRWEMRTRLFLRTAEFLWQEGHTAHATKPEAIEEAEKMLEVYADFVENYMAVPVIKGIKTANERFAGAIETYCIEALMQDGKALQAGTSHFLGQNFAKAFDVKFTGKDGKLDFVWATSWGVSTRLMGALVMSHSDDEGLVLPPKLAPIQVVIIPIFKNQEQLNVIGIEAKKIMSALEAKGLRVKFDDKDVYTPGYKFADYEFKGVPVRIAIGPRDLENKTVEIARRDTREKSSLPMEGIEIIIENLMVEIQDNLFNKALAFNKKNTNKVDSYEEFKKRINGDGGFVLAHWDGTSETELKIKDETKATIRCIPLNNVQEEGKCIYSGKPSTQRVIFAKAY is encoded by the coding sequence ATGGCGAAAAATTTGGCAACACGGAATGAAAATTACTCTCAATGGTACAATGATCTGGTATTAAGAGCTGACCTTGCAGAAAATTCTGCAGTAAGAGGATGTATGGTAATTAAACCTTATGGATATGCCATTTGGGAGAATATGCAGGCTGTACTTGATAAAATGTTCAAGGATACAGGCCATTCCAATGCATACTTTCCACTTTTTATACCAAAATCTTTTTTTACCAAAGAAGCCAGTCATGTTGAGGGTTTTGCCAAAGAATGTGCCGTTGTAACACATTATAGGTTAAAAAATGCAGAAGATGGTTCTGGAATCATTGTAGATCCTGATGCAAAGCTTGAAGAGGAACTTATAGTAAGGCCAACATCTGAAACCATAATATGGAACACTTATAAAGGTTGGATTCAGTCTTATAGAGATTTGCCAATATTAGTAAATCAGTGGGCTAATGTAGTTAGATGGGAGATGCGCACACGTTTGTTTTTAAGAACTGCAGAATTTCTTTGGCAGGAAGGCCATACAGCCCATGCCACAAAACCAGAAGCAATTGAAGAAGCAGAAAAAATGCTTGAAGTTTACGCTGATTTTGTTGAAAATTATATGGCAGTGCCAGTTATTAAAGGAATAAAGACAGCCAATGAACGATTTGCCGGTGCCATAGAAACCTATTGCATTGAAGCTCTGATGCAAGATGGAAAAGCCTTGCAGGCAGGAACTTCTCACTTTCTTGGACAAAATTTTGCAAAAGCCTTTGATGTGAAATTTACAGGAAAAGATGGAAAATTAGATTTTGTTTGGGCTACTTCCTGGGGTGTTTCCACAAGGCTTATGGGTGCTTTGGTTATGTCACACTCTGATGATGAGGGTTTGGTATTGCCTCCAAAGCTTGCCCCTATACAAGTTGTTATAATACCAATTTTTAAAAATCAGGAGCAATTAAATGTTATTGGAATTGAAGCAAAAAAAATTATGTCCGCACTTGAAGCCAAAGGTTTAAGGGTAAAATTTGATGATAAGGATGTGTATACCCCTGGATATAAGTTTGCTGATTATGAATTTAAAGGAGTACCTGTTCGTATTGCAATTGGACCAAGGGATTTGGAAAATAAAACTGTTGAAATTGCAAGACGCGATACAAGGGAAAAATCTTCTCTTCCAATGGAAGGCATTGAAATAATTATAGAAAACCTGATGGTAGAGATTCAAGACAATTTGTTTAATAAAGCTTTAGCTTTTAATAAGAAAAACACGAATAAAGTGGATAGTTATGAGGAATTCAAAAAGCGAATAAATGGTGATGGAGGATTTGTTCTGGCGCATTGGGATGGAACTTCAGAAACTGAGTTAAAAATAAAAGATGAAACCAAAGCAACTATAAGGTGTATTCCTTTAAATAATGTTCAAGAGGAAGGTAAATGTATATATTCGGGTAAACCTTCAACCCAGCGCGTAATTTTTGCAAAAGCTTATTAA